One region of Culex pipiens pallens isolate TS chromosome 2, TS_CPP_V2, whole genome shotgun sequence genomic DNA includes:
- the LOC120420840 gene encoding uncharacterized protein LOC120420840 codes for MLQIILMILSRKLDAIQKLSSNAVVCNASATAAAAVQKWPILADYYCLFLGEECSSQVGRRVWESILVFEPTGVENIRTIRGSQAVRFIYETYSSFDPPVWINRTAHWTPIQRSPVRIPRRAL; via the exons ATGCTGCAGATAATTCTGATGATTCTTTCACGAAAGCTAG ATGCCATTCAAAAGCTGTCCTCGAACGCCGTGGTGTGCAACGCCTCGGCGACAGCTGCAGCCGCTGTCCAGAAGTGGCCCATCTTAGCTGATTATTATTGCTTATTTCTGGGGGAAGAGTGCTCGTCACAAGTCGGCCGACGGGTGTGGGAATCAATACTGGTATTTGAACCAACCGGCGTCGAGAATATTAGGACAATTCGCGGTTCTCAAGCTGTGCGATTTATTTATGAAACTTACAGCAGCTTtgacccgcccgtgtggatcaatcgaaccgcgcactggactccaatccagaggtcgccggttcgaatcccgcggcgggcgctctaa